From the Paraburkholderia sp. PREW-6R genome, one window contains:
- a CDS encoding DUF883 family protein: MTDTTQQLALGGQKIVEDLRVLLRDSEEMLRLAANVPGEGVGALRDKLGTHVETLQSALGDAQNNVQRRARAATVGTERYVRQNPWRALGVAAGVGFVLGVLTTR; encoded by the coding sequence ATGACTGACACCACGCAACAGCTTGCACTCGGCGGCCAGAAGATTGTCGAGGATCTGCGAGTGCTGCTCAGGGACTCGGAGGAAATGCTGCGGCTTGCCGCGAACGTTCCCGGCGAAGGCGTCGGCGCGTTGCGCGACAAGCTCGGCACGCACGTCGAAACGCTGCAGTCCGCGCTTGGCGACGCGCAGAACAATGTACAGCGTCGTGCGCGTGCGGCGACCGTCGGTACGGAACGCTATGTGCGGCAGAACCCGTGGCGCGCCCTTGGCGTCGCTGCCGGCGTCGGCTTCGTGCTGGGCGTGCTGACGACGCGATAG
- a CDS encoding sigma-54 dependent transcriptional regulator, translated as MPHVLIVDDDAGTREALSAIIGEDGLTTATAGDLREARIQLVRQMPDVVFTDLKLPDGSGVDLFEDLDPRSGVEVIVITGHATVESAVNALKMGATDYLVKPINMQRVKAILSRLPRAGDLKAEIGTLRGELRRMGRFGLMLGNSPAMQEVYDQIGRVAPTAASVMLVGESGTGKEVAAQTLHELSLRRKHAFLAVNCGAISPNLIESEMFGHERGSFTGADRQHKGYFERANGGTLFLDEITEMPIELQVKLLRVLETGMFMRVGTTKEIETDVRLIAATNRDPEQAVLEGKLRLDLYHRLNVFPISLPPLRDRGKDVELLAQAFLDELNDRHSTKKHFPPAVKEMLMSYPWPGNVRELKNYVQRAHIMSGTDSDSTATVPLQITLSKPAAGTAITIPFGTSLAEADRQLILATLEQCGGVKTRAAEILGISLKTLYNRLVEYGNDAREDGEAADESRALGGADA; from the coding sequence ATGCCACATGTACTGATTGTCGATGACGATGCCGGTACCCGCGAGGCACTTTCCGCCATCATCGGGGAAGACGGCCTGACCACCGCCACCGCGGGCGATTTGCGCGAAGCGCGCATTCAATTGGTCCGGCAAATGCCGGACGTTGTATTTACCGACCTCAAGCTTCCCGACGGCAGCGGGGTCGATCTGTTCGAAGACCTGGATCCGCGCTCCGGCGTGGAAGTGATCGTGATCACCGGCCACGCCACCGTGGAATCCGCGGTCAACGCGCTGAAGATGGGCGCAACCGACTATCTGGTCAAGCCGATCAACATGCAGCGCGTCAAGGCGATCCTGTCGCGCCTGCCGCGCGCCGGCGATCTGAAGGCGGAAATCGGCACGCTGCGCGGCGAACTACGTCGCATGGGCCGCTTCGGCCTGATGCTCGGCAATTCGCCGGCCATGCAGGAGGTCTATGACCAGATTGGCCGCGTCGCACCCACGGCCGCGTCGGTCATGTTGGTAGGCGAATCCGGCACCGGCAAGGAAGTCGCCGCGCAAACGCTGCACGAACTCAGCCTGCGTCGTAAGCACGCGTTTCTTGCCGTGAACTGCGGGGCGATCTCGCCGAATCTGATCGAGTCGGAGATGTTCGGCCACGAGCGCGGCTCGTTCACCGGCGCGGACCGGCAGCACAAGGGCTATTTCGAACGGGCAAACGGCGGCACGCTGTTCCTCGATGAAATCACCGAAATGCCGATCGAGTTGCAGGTCAAACTGCTGCGTGTGCTGGAAACCGGCATGTTCATGCGCGTGGGCACGACCAAGGAGATCGAGACCGATGTCCGTCTGATCGCCGCGACCAATCGTGACCCCGAGCAGGCCGTGCTCGAAGGCAAGTTGCGGCTCGACCTGTACCACCGTCTGAACGTGTTTCCGATCAGCCTGCCGCCGTTGCGTGATCGGGGTAAAGACGTCGAGTTGCTGGCTCAGGCGTTCCTCGACGAACTCAATGACCGGCACAGCACGAAAAAGCACTTCCCCCCGGCAGTGAAGGAGATGCTGATGTCGTACCCGTGGCCCGGGAATGTGCGCGAATTGAAGAACTACGTGCAACGCGCTCACATCATGTCGGGTACGGATTCGGACAGTACGGCGACGGTGCCGCTGCAGATTACGCTGTCGAAGCCTGCAGCCGGCACGGCGATTACCATTCCGTTTGGCACGTCGCTCGCGGAAGCGGATCGTCAGTTGATTCTCGCGACGCTCGAACAGTGCGGCGGCGTCAAAACGCGTGCGGCAGAGATTCTCGGCATCAGTCTGAAGACGCTGTACAACCGTCTCGTTGAATATGGCAACGACGCGCGCGAAGACGGTGAAGCGGCCGACGAGTCACGCGCGTTGGGCGGCGCAGACGCGTAG
- a CDS encoding ATP-binding protein: MRRPIDSLFGRLALLVVAVLLLSHFAWYALMRLERSQLQTRYAVEEATFLVEAVRQHVARTPDQPLPSRVKLVDPASPEVPPEQANMPAPLERFVEDVRDRMPSGTQVRVGLPGAPPTLWVRGTADRSWIVVPVQPLRTPRSLDRTVLWLAIIFSFAVMAALFAAWALQQPLRSLAQAVARFGRGLPVPPVPERGPRELRQLTHGFNQMVQEVARTENDRAVMLAGVAHDLKTPLARLRLRAEMMDEAKVRDGVVRDVDSMTHIVEQFLVFAHDGADRSEAVEVDVQCERVVRSYRAVAGGMPAVQTELHAGPGFLLPAATLDRILSNLLDNAHAYGAPPVVVATARTSQGFTLSVSDNGSGIAAQDLINASRPFVRLDPARGGNGHSGLGLAIVERLVRRAGGEWVIGNHEGRGLRVLMTFPFEVVPRVTAASESVW, from the coding sequence ATGCGCCGGCCCATTGATTCGCTTTTCGGGCGGCTCGCGCTGCTCGTCGTCGCGGTACTGCTGCTCTCGCATTTCGCGTGGTATGCGCTGATGCGCCTAGAGCGCAGCCAGTTGCAAACGCGCTACGCCGTCGAAGAAGCCACGTTCCTCGTCGAGGCCGTGCGCCAGCACGTTGCACGCACGCCGGATCAGCCGTTGCCCTCGCGCGTCAAGCTGGTGGATCCGGCAAGTCCCGAGGTCCCGCCCGAGCAGGCGAATATGCCGGCCCCACTGGAGCGCTTCGTCGAAGACGTGCGCGACCGCATGCCGTCCGGCACGCAGGTGCGCGTCGGCTTGCCGGGCGCTCCGCCCACACTGTGGGTACGTGGAACCGCCGACCGGAGCTGGATCGTCGTGCCGGTGCAGCCGTTGCGCACGCCGCGCTCGCTCGACCGCACGGTGCTGTGGCTCGCGATCATTTTTTCCTTTGCGGTCATGGCGGCGCTGTTCGCAGCATGGGCGCTCCAACAGCCGTTGCGTTCGCTCGCGCAGGCGGTCGCGCGTTTCGGACGCGGCCTGCCCGTGCCGCCCGTTCCCGAGCGAGGTCCGCGCGAGTTGCGGCAGCTGACGCACGGGTTCAACCAGATGGTCCAGGAAGTGGCGCGCACGGAAAACGATCGCGCGGTGATGCTGGCCGGTGTCGCGCATGATCTGAAAACGCCGCTTGCGCGTTTGCGTCTGCGCGCCGAAATGATGGATGAAGCGAAGGTGCGCGACGGCGTGGTGCGCGACGTCGATTCGATGACACATATCGTCGAACAGTTTCTGGTGTTCGCGCACGACGGCGCCGACCGCAGCGAGGCCGTCGAGGTGGATGTGCAATGCGAGCGTGTGGTGCGCAGCTACCGCGCGGTGGCGGGCGGCATGCCGGCAGTACAAACCGAGCTGCATGCGGGGCCGGGATTTCTGCTGCCCGCGGCCACGCTCGACCGGATTCTGTCGAATCTGCTGGATAACGCACACGCTTATGGCGCGCCGCCCGTTGTCGTGGCCACGGCGCGCACGTCGCAGGGCTTTACGCTATCGGTCAGCGACAACGGCAGCGGCATCGCCGCGCAGGACCTGATCAACGCAAGCCGGCCGTTCGTGCGGCTCGATCCGGCGCGAGGCGGCAACGGCCATAGCGGGCTAGGCCTCGCGATCGTCGAACGGCTGGTGCGCCGCGCGGGAGGCGAGTGGGTTATCGGCAACCACGAAGGCCGTGGCTTACGTGTTCTGATGACCTTTCCGTTCGAAGTCGTGCCGCGTGTGACGGCAGCGTCGGAAAGCGTCTGGTGA
- a CDS encoding diguanylate cyclase, translated as MNRTTLRQAIGPVSFMLIVLVCWFVAGMVADRMVQQELDAALRAQRQMSTSIVDNMAEVIASDLAMSRAIPATMAKMDVVQRALVQSRNYAVNNETAEPALHAALLKDPRMTAVSEFLHDAQGFSGLDQIWLVNANGICVATSYATDTPVAAARSFVGIDMRTRGYLTNALLGAFSEAYGVGRASGDPGIFIAAPVYANGLLAGAVVAKVGIARLRHWVAHAGTFVADENGVIIMAHNSALEGHALPGARVMQMSAAERLVVYRRSTFPNIQIHADNDVRKQAPWVPASVAGQLFSMREQPGPSLYQARSGLNSGLSAHLVDPLAAWPELLRNHKRDHLLVFLTLAGTVALAWVITVSYVRERRHHRGTRDLAEQLQSANTLLSAEARHDALTGALSRRYFLDLLRREIERAHAANEPLCMAIADLDHFKQINDRFGHAAGDRALEHFVDTCRAELRSTDAIGRLGGEEFGLLLPATDLAGGREVVERLRLRLKAVPSPKLPASAGLSVSIGITELSPDDLPERIMSRADIALYAAKTGGRDRTEALPPDDTAPPARTVATAW; from the coding sequence ATGAACAGGACAACCTTGCGCCAGGCAATCGGACCGGTCAGCTTCATGCTGATCGTTCTGGTTTGCTGGTTCGTGGCCGGCATGGTCGCGGACCGGATGGTACAGCAAGAGCTGGACGCGGCCCTGCGGGCGCAGCGGCAGATGTCCACGTCGATCGTCGACAACATGGCGGAGGTGATCGCCAGCGACCTCGCGATGTCCCGCGCCATTCCTGCCACCATGGCCAAGATGGACGTGGTCCAGCGTGCTCTGGTGCAATCCCGGAATTATGCCGTGAACAACGAGACGGCGGAACCCGCGCTGCACGCCGCGTTGCTAAAAGACCCGCGCATGACCGCCGTCAGCGAGTTCCTGCACGATGCGCAAGGCTTCTCCGGGCTCGACCAGATCTGGCTCGTGAACGCCAACGGCATCTGCGTGGCAACCAGCTACGCGACCGATACGCCGGTTGCCGCCGCACGTTCTTTTGTGGGCATCGACATGCGTACTCGCGGCTACCTGACCAATGCGCTGCTGGGTGCATTTTCGGAAGCGTATGGCGTCGGCCGTGCGAGCGGCGACCCCGGCATCTTCATCGCGGCGCCGGTCTACGCGAACGGACTGCTGGCGGGCGCCGTGGTCGCCAAGGTCGGTATTGCGCGGTTGCGGCACTGGGTCGCGCATGCAGGCACGTTCGTCGCCGACGAAAACGGCGTGATCATCATGGCGCATAACAGTGCACTGGAAGGTCACGCGCTGCCTGGGGCGCGCGTCATGCAAATGAGCGCGGCGGAGCGGCTCGTCGTCTATCGACGCTCGACCTTTCCCAATATTCAGATTCACGCAGACAACGACGTGCGCAAACAGGCGCCGTGGGTGCCGGCGTCGGTCGCCGGGCAACTGTTCAGCATGCGCGAGCAACCGGGGCCTTCGCTCTACCAGGCGCGCAGCGGCTTGAACTCGGGGCTGTCGGCGCATCTGGTCGACCCGCTTGCCGCATGGCCCGAACTGCTGCGCAATCACAAGCGTGACCACCTGCTGGTGTTCCTGACGCTGGCCGGCACGGTGGCGCTCGCGTGGGTCATTACCGTTTCGTATGTGCGCGAGCGGCGTCATCATCGCGGCACGCGCGATCTCGCCGAACAGTTGCAGTCGGCCAATACGCTGCTTTCCGCCGAGGCGCGCCATGATGCGCTCACAGGTGCGTTGTCGCGACGCTACTTCCTCGATCTGCTGCGACGGGAGATCGAACGCGCGCATGCGGCCAATGAGCCGTTATGCATGGCGATCGCCGACCTTGACCACTTCAAGCAGATCAACGACCGCTTCGGCCACGCCGCCGGCGACCGCGCGCTCGAGCATTTCGTCGACACCTGCCGCGCGGAGTTGCGCAGCACCGACGCCATCGGCCGTCTGGGCGGCGAGGAGTTCGGCTTGCTGTTGCCGGCCACGGATCTGGCCGGCGGACGCGAAGTGGTGGAACGGCTGCGTTTGCGGCTGAAGGCCGTGCCTTCGCCGAAGCTCCCCGCCTCGGCGGGGCTGAGCGTGAGCATCGGCATCACCGAGCTTTCGCCCGACGACCTGCCTGAGCGGATCATGAGCCGCGCCGACATCGCGCTATATGCAGCAAAGACGGGTGGCCGCGACCGCACGGAAGCCCTCCCGCCCGACGACACCGCACCGCCCGCACGCACGGTCGCCACCGCCTGGTGA
- a CDS encoding nitrate/sulfonate/bicarbonate ABC transporter ATP-binding protein gives MQNPKAALSAAPIQTPPKPPRLGEEILRVKDVCRGFNKSQGELLVLDDANLSLREGEIVGLLGRSGSGKSTLLRIIAGLIEPTGGEVTYMGKPLDGPAKGVAMVFQTFALFPWLTVLQNVEAGLEAQGVGAAERRTRALAAIDLIGLDGFENAYPRELSGGMRQRVGFARALVVDPTLLLMDEPFSALDVLTAETLRTDLLDLWTQGRMPIKAVLIVTHNIEEAVFMCDRILVLSSNPGRVIAEIKVPFKHPRNRLDPAFRRLVDEIYAKMTARQTDEKTKKGLELHSWLPHVSTNLMAGLIETLAAAPYHGRADMPEIARSLHLEVDDLFPVAEVLQHLGFADVREGDIFLTPPARVFAEFGTQERKMMFAEHLLRHVPLAARIKKVLNERPGHRAPRVRFEQELEDFLSDSAAEETLDAVINWGRYGEIFSYNDQTEIFSLEDVES, from the coding sequence ATGCAAAATCCTAAAGCTGCTCTGAGCGCCGCACCGATCCAGACGCCACCGAAGCCGCCGCGCCTCGGCGAAGAGATCCTGCGCGTCAAGGACGTGTGCCGCGGGTTCAACAAATCGCAGGGCGAGTTGCTCGTCCTCGACGACGCGAATCTGTCGCTGCGTGAAGGTGAGATCGTCGGTCTGCTGGGCCGTTCGGGTTCGGGCAAGTCGACGCTGTTGCGCATCATCGCCGGGCTGATCGAGCCGACCGGCGGCGAAGTCACCTACATGGGCAAGCCGCTGGACGGCCCGGCCAAGGGTGTCGCCATGGTGTTCCAGACGTTCGCGCTGTTCCCGTGGCTGACCGTGCTGCAAAACGTTGAAGCCGGTCTGGAGGCGCAAGGTGTCGGCGCGGCCGAGCGGCGCACGCGTGCGCTCGCGGCGATCGACCTGATCGGTCTGGACGGTTTCGAAAACGCGTATCCGCGCGAGTTGTCGGGCGGGATGCGTCAGCGCGTGGGGTTTGCGCGCGCACTGGTGGTCGATCCCACGCTGCTGCTGATGGACGAGCCGTTCTCCGCGCTCGACGTGCTGACCGCGGAAACGCTGCGCACCGACCTGCTCGATCTGTGGACGCAAGGGCGCATGCCGATCAAGGCGGTGCTGATCGTCACGCACAACATCGAGGAAGCGGTGTTCATGTGCGACCGGATTCTGGTGCTGTCGTCCAATCCCGGCCGTGTGATCGCCGAAATCAAGGTGCCGTTCAAGCATCCGCGCAATCGTCTGGACCCGGCGTTCCGCCGTCTGGTCGACGAGATTTACGCAAAGATGACCGCCCGCCAGACCGACGAAAAGACCAAGAAGGGGCTCGAACTGCATAGCTGGCTGCCGCATGTGTCGACCAACCTGATGGCCGGCCTGATCGAGACGCTCGCTGCCGCCCCATACCACGGTCGCGCCGACATGCCGGAAATTGCCCGCTCGCTGCACCTCGAAGTGGACGACCTGTTCCCGGTCGCCGAAGTGCTGCAACACCTCGGTTTTGCCGACGTACGCGAGGGCGACATTTTCCTGACCCCGCCGGCCCGCGTGTTCGCCGAGTTCGGCACCCAGGAGCGCAAGATGATGTTCGCCGAACATCTGCTGCGCCACGTGCCACTCGCCGCGCGGATCAAGAAGGTGCTGAACGAGCGGCCGGGGCATCGCGCGCCGCGCGTGCGTTTCGAGCAGGAGCTGGAAGACTTTCTGTCGGATAGCGCAGCCGAAGAAACGCTCGACGCGGTCATCAACTGGGGCCGTTATGGCGAAATCTTTTCGTATAACGATCAGACGGAAATCTTCAGCCTGGAAGACGTGGAGTCGTGA
- a CDS encoding ABC transporter permease subunit, whose protein sequence is MDFSFNLKRTANASAWRVLPNRWDFVAFPLIICIIAMAAIGFHETLAPMSVLKSQAISLDPSNLPEYAMRTTLRMLAAMVASLIFTLVYGTLAAKSRRAGMVLVPILDILQSVPVLGYISFTVTFFLALFPGRVLGAELAAIFAIFTSQAWNMTFSFYQSLRTVPRDLDEVSRGFHLTSWQRFWKLEVPFSMPGLIWNMMMSMSGGWFFVVASEAITVGNNTITLPGIGAYLAQAISDKNLHAIGWVILAMTVVILAYDQFLFRPLVAWADKFRMENTSSGDAPESWLLDLIRRTRLIHRLLVPLGWMFAKAARVPFRLPAIQGPRFPIPHTQKNSRLGDMVWAVVVLVVTVFVVYRVITYVRTGVSLDEVWHVFLLGLITLLRVVVLIALASVIWVPVGVLIGLRPALSEKIQPLAQFLAAFPANLLFPVFVIVIVRFHLNPDIWLSPLIVLGTQWYILFNVIAGASSYPNDYREAAKNFHIRGWQWWRQAILPGIFPYYVTGAITASGGAWNASIVAEYVQWGDTKVAAHGLGAYIAQSTAAGDYPKIIVGIAVMSLFVTLFNRLLWRPMYAYAEGKLRLD, encoded by the coding sequence ATGGATTTCAGCTTCAACCTCAAGCGCACCGCCAATGCGTCGGCCTGGCGGGTGTTGCCCAATCGCTGGGATTTCGTGGCGTTTCCGCTGATCATCTGCATCATCGCGATGGCGGCGATCGGCTTTCATGAAACGCTCGCACCCATGTCGGTGCTCAAGAGCCAGGCGATTTCGCTGGACCCGTCGAACCTGCCCGAGTATGCAATGCGCACCACGCTGCGCATGCTTGCGGCAATGGTCGCGTCGCTGATCTTTACGCTCGTGTATGGCACGCTCGCCGCGAAGAGCCGCCGCGCCGGCATGGTGCTGGTGCCGATTCTCGATATCCTGCAGTCGGTGCCGGTGCTCGGCTACATTTCGTTTACGGTCACGTTTTTCCTGGCGCTCTTTCCCGGGCGCGTCCTCGGCGCCGAACTGGCAGCGATCTTCGCGATCTTCACGAGCCAGGCGTGGAACATGACGTTCAGTTTCTATCAGTCGCTGCGCACGGTGCCGCGCGACCTGGACGAAGTGTCGCGCGGCTTTCATCTGACTTCGTGGCAGCGTTTCTGGAAGCTCGAGGTGCCGTTTTCAATGCCGGGCCTGATCTGGAACATGATGATGTCCATGTCCGGCGGCTGGTTCTTCGTCGTGGCATCCGAGGCGATCACGGTCGGCAATAACACGATCACGCTGCCGGGAATCGGCGCGTATCTCGCCCAGGCCATCTCGGACAAGAACCTGCACGCGATCGGCTGGGTGATCCTTGCCATGACCGTCGTGATTCTTGCGTACGACCAGTTCCTGTTCCGTCCGCTCGTCGCGTGGGCCGACAAGTTCCGCATGGAGAACACCAGTTCCGGGGATGCGCCGGAATCGTGGCTGCTCGACCTGATCCGCCGCACGCGTCTGATTCACCGGCTGCTGGTGCCGCTTGGCTGGATGTTCGCAAAGGCCGCGCGCGTGCCGTTCCGGCTGCCTGCCATTCAGGGCCCGCGCTTTCCGATTCCGCATACGCAGAAGAATTCGCGCCTGGGCGACATGGTGTGGGCCGTGGTGGTACTGGTTGTGACCGTCTTCGTCGTCTATCGCGTGATCACCTATGTGCGTACCGGCGTGTCGCTCGACGAGGTCTGGCATGTCTTCCTGCTCGGTCTCATCACGCTGCTGCGGGTGGTGGTGCTGATTGCGCTCGCGTCCGTCATCTGGGTGCCGGTCGGCGTGCTGATCGGGCTGCGGCCGGCGCTTTCGGAGAAGATTCAGCCGCTCGCGCAGTTTCTCGCCGCGTTCCCGGCGAATCTGCTGTTTCCGGTTTTCGTGATCGTGATCGTTCGGTTTCATCTGAATCCGGATATCTGGCTGTCGCCGCTGATCGTGCTCGGCACACAGTGGTATATCCTGTTCAACGTCATTGCCGGTGCGTCGTCGTATCCGAACGACTATCGCGAGGCGGCCAAGAATTTCCATATTCGCGGCTGGCAGTGGTGGCGTCAGGCGATCCTGCCGGGCATTTTCCCGTACTACGTGACAGGCGCGATCACCGCGTCCGGCGGCGCATGGAATGCGAGTATCGTTGCCGAATACGTGCAGTGGGGCGACACGAAAGTGGCTGCGCACGGGCTCGGCGCTTACATTGCGCAGTCCACCGCCGCAGGCGACTATCCGAAGATCATCGTGGGCATTGCCGTGATGTCCCTGTTCGTCACCCTGTTTAACCGCCTGCTGTGGCGTCCAATGTACGCCTACGCCGAAGGGAAGCTCCGGCTCGATTGA
- a CDS encoding sigma-54 dependent transcriptional regulator, with protein MASIDLDSPTVSGGNASSQAKQRAEGVAGLKSYGLLYGSSPVMLDLYEQIERVAGTDATALIIGESGTGKELIARTIHDKSTRKDAAFVAVNCGAIPDELIEAELFGHEKGSFTGAVQGRVGYFEHANGGTLFLDEITEMAPVRQVKLLRALETGTFYRVGGNELISGNVRVIAATNRDPAVAVKENGLREDLMYRLAVFPLRAPPLRERENDRELLAQHFLSQLNQQEGASKTFSKRSIETLRTWSWPGNVRELKNAVYRAFILAEKTVELPHPHLASRVKKAVTQGDAMSVWIGTPLADAQKQIILGTLKHCGGDKRRAAKALGVSLKTLYNRLSAYGGDEGAEEETEQ; from the coding sequence ATGGCGTCAATCGATCTGGACTCGCCCACCGTCTCCGGCGGCAACGCTTCGTCTCAGGCGAAGCAGCGTGCGGAAGGCGTGGCGGGACTGAAATCGTATGGGCTGTTGTATGGCTCGTCGCCGGTGATGCTCGATCTGTACGAACAGATCGAACGCGTCGCCGGCACCGACGCGACCGCGCTGATCATCGGCGAATCCGGCACCGGCAAGGAACTGATCGCCCGCACGATTCACGATAAAAGCACCCGCAAGGACGCAGCGTTCGTCGCTGTAAACTGCGGCGCGATTCCCGATGAACTGATCGAAGCCGAACTCTTTGGCCACGAAAAAGGCAGCTTCACCGGAGCGGTCCAGGGCCGCGTTGGGTACTTCGAACACGCGAACGGCGGCACGCTGTTTCTCGACGAAATCACCGAAATGGCGCCGGTGCGGCAAGTCAAACTCCTGCGCGCGCTCGAGACGGGCACGTTCTATCGGGTGGGCGGTAACGAGCTGATCAGCGGCAACGTGCGCGTCATCGCCGCGACCAACCGCGACCCGGCCGTGGCGGTGAAGGAAAACGGTCTGCGCGAAGATCTGATGTACCGCCTTGCGGTTTTCCCTTTGCGCGCGCCGCCGCTGCGCGAACGTGAGAACGACCGCGAACTGCTCGCGCAGCACTTCCTTTCGCAGCTGAACCAGCAGGAAGGCGCGAGCAAGACCTTCAGCAAACGGTCGATCGAAACGCTTCGCACATGGTCGTGGCCTGGCAACGTGCGCGAACTGAAAAACGCCGTGTATCGCGCATTCATTCTCGCGGAGAAGACGGTCGAATTGCCGCATCCGCACCTTGCGTCGCGTGTAAAAAAGGCCGTGACCCAAGGCGACGCGATGAGCGTATGGATCGGCACGCCGCTCGCCGATGCGCAAAAACAGATCATCCTCGGCACGCTCAAACACTGCGGCGGCGACAAGCGGCGCGCGGCAAAAGCGCTCGGCGTCAGCCTCAAGACGCTCTATAACCGCTTGAGCGCCTACGGCGGCGACGAAGGCGCGGAAGAAGAAACGGAGCAATAG